The following are encoded in a window of Phaseolus vulgaris cultivar G19833 chromosome 3, P. vulgaris v2.0, whole genome shotgun sequence genomic DNA:
- the LOC137806407 gene encoding LOW QUALITY PROTEIN: photosynthetic NDH subunit of lumenal location 2, chloroplastic (The sequence of the model RefSeq protein was modified relative to this genomic sequence to represent the inferred CDS: deleted 1 base in 1 codon), translating into MGKAHQNIKLLQRAERSEGEPNPPARNLRFQNFPPHHSNLTPSNIIYVPKPRYPTQTMSSFTHATTLLHAHLKTHHKKPSTTTTTLPHTGTNRRNLISTFLATSTAVVAAHGSTQQALAQNWGTRSFIWEHFFGPGLSPEDAVARIKQTAEGLHDMREPLETLSWRYIMFYIRIKQAYLDQDLRTAFSTLPQNRRKDYVKTANELVSNFGEFDRYIRTPKVYESYLYYEKTLKSIDELVAILT; encoded by the exons ATGGGCAAGGCACATCAAAACATCAAGCTCTTACAGCGGGCAGAACGGTCAGAGGGTGAGCCAAACCCCCCTGCCCGAAACCTCAGATTCCAAAATTTCCCTCCCCACCACTCAAACCTCACTCCCTCAAACATCATCTACGTCCCCAAACCACGTTATCCA ACCCAAACCATGTCCAGCTTCACTCACGCCACCACACTCCTCCACGCCCACCTCAAAACCCACCACAAAAAGccctccaccaccaccaccactctCCCCCACACCGGCACCAACAGAAGGAACCTCATCTCCACATTCCTGGCCACTTCAACAGCAGTGGTAGCAGCGCATGGCAGCACCCAACAAGCCCTGGCCCAGAACTGGGGCACCCGCTCCTTCATCTGGGAGCACTTCTTCGGGCCCGGGCTTTCCCCGGAAGACGCAGTGGCCCGCATAAAGCAGACTGCTGAAGGGCTCCACGACATGAGGGAGCCTCTGGAGACACTGTCTTGGAGGTATATCATGTTCTACATACGCATCAAACAGGCCTACCTCGACCAGGATTTGAGAACTGCTTTCTCCACCTTGCCTCAGAATCGTCGCAAGGACTATGTCAAGACTGCTAATGAATTGGTCTCCAACTTTGGCGAG TTTGATCGGTATATTCGGACGCCAAAGGTGTATGAATCATACCTATACTACGAGAAGACATTGAAGTCAATAGATGAACTTGTGGCCATACTAACATAG
- the LOC137806401 gene encoding rRNA-processing protein fcf2-like yields MPESKAVVGLSWQPQLPIPSSLKPTDGSHTKPQTQTPSNTLWKSSSELVGGLFVPPNNPTKLNKLLKKQVKDTAGKNWFNMPAQTITPELQKDLKLLKLRSALDPKRHYKKGDSKSKTLPKYFQVGTVVDSPLDFFSGRLTKKERKATLADELLSDQNLAVYRKRKVQEIEEQNRPGGNEKWKIKGSNSRKRAKERRIY; encoded by the exons ATGCCGGAGAGCAAAGCAGTGGTTGGGTTATCATGGCAGCCACAGTTGCCTATTCCATCATCATTAAAACCCACTGATGGGTCTCATACCAAACCTCAAACTCAGACACCAAGCAACACTCTTTGGAAATCCAGTTCAGAGCTGGTTGGTGGCCTTTTTGTCCCTCCAAACAATCCcacaaaattaaacaagttaCTCAAAAAGCAAGTTAAAGACACTGCTGGAAAAAATTG GTTCAATATGCCGGCCCAAACCATTACCCCTGAGTTGcaaaaagatttaaaattattgaag TTGAGGTCTGCCCTTGATCCAAAGCGTCATTACAAGAAAGGTGATTCTAAATCAAAGACACTTCCGAAATATTTCCAG GTTGGAACAGTTGTAGATTCTCCATTGGACTTCTTCTCAGGAAGATTAACAAAGAAGGAAAGGAAAGCCACGCTTGCAGATGAGCTGCTTTCTGATCAAAACCTTGCAGTCTATAG gAAACGGAAGGTTcaagaaattgaagaacaaaatcGACCAGGTGGGAACGAAAAGTGGAAGATTAAAGGTAGTAATTCCCGGAAACGGGCTAAGGAAAGAAGGATTTACTGA
- the LOC137806408 gene encoding CASP-like protein 7, with amino-acid sequence MAILHLYINACFTTITIELLSQSVLKRDWRRMKGSSSIEVGEASKGASPRKGVTRGLSVMDFVLRILAAVGTLGAALAMGTTNETLPFTTQFIKFRAEFDDLPSLVFFVMGNSIVSGYLVLSLVLSVFHMLRSTAVKSRILLVAFDTVMMGLITASASAATSIVYIAHKGNAGANWFAICQQYNNFCERISGSLIGSYIAVALFTILIIISVLAISRN; translated from the exons ATGGCTATTCTACACCTATATATAAATGCATGTTTCACCACCATAACTATAGAGCTTTTGAGCCAAAGTGTGTTGAAGAGAGATTGGAGGAGAATGAAGGGAAGTAGTTCAATTGAAGTTGGAGAAGCCTCCAAGGGTGCATCCCCAAGAAAAGGGGTCACAAGAGGGTTATCTGTAATGGACTTTGTTTTGAGAATTCTTGCAGCAGTTGGAACCCTAGGTGCTGCATTGGCCATGGGAACCACCAATGAGACCCTTCCATTTACCACACAGTTCATCAAATTCAGAGCTGAATTTGATGACCTTCCCTCACTTGT GTTTTTTGTGATGGGAAACTCTATTGTTTCTGGCTATCTTGTGCTTTCACTTGTTCTATCTGTCTTCCACATGTTAAGGAGCACTGCAGTGAAGAGTAGAATTCTCCTTGTTGCTTTTGACACG GTAATGATGGGTCTGATCACGGCTTCAGCCTCTGCAGCAACATCGATAGTGTACATAGCTCACAAAGGAAATGCAGGTGCCAATTGGTTTGCAATCTGCCAACAATACAACAACTTTTGTGAACGCATTTCGGGTTCCCTCATTGGCTCTTACATTGCTGTTGCTCTCTTCACAATACTAATCATCATATCAGTTCTTGCAATCTCTCGAAACTGA